ACCCCTTggagcgggatagcgaagggcttcgtcaaggtataactttcatctagtgtagatctaaagttttacaaactcgcaTAAGAAAagttttcgaaaagtttttgtttgaaTCTTTGCGGATCTCTGAGCTTTGAGTGACTCGGGTTGCATGAAAAATGATTTTCGAGCGACCcaaacattgaaagggccacatacatcactatgtatgagtcctaacaaatcagtgctctctcgctatgcccactaaagggggtcttggtcatcttgcctcgtaggcatgactcgcatatctcatatgattctaaatcaaatgagtccagaaaCCAtcctttgtcatttatatgacctaagcgacagtgccgaggtatgtttggttcatgtcatttgacttgaacctcttggtactaatgttatagatagggctctcaaggtctagaatatagagtccgtttattagtggtgcactacaatagaacatatctttcaaataaatagaacaacatttgtcttttattataaagagtatcgtttcttgtctaaacaaactgaaactatgttcttagtaaggccagcacataacaacaatcatctaaatctagtacaagcccgagATAGGTGATAAGTTCCATTGAAAGATGACAGTGCCGTGCTCATTGCCTACTCTAGGTAGTCCACCTCGCCCTTTCGCAATGCTCGCTATTTCGCAGACTcaagacaaatgtgagaagcacatcagatatctaatacccatgatgtagaaatagatagattgactataacatatatacccaGTGGAAGTCTCATTCTTCTAaaatcctccaagtatacctcaTTCCTCTTCTGCAAAGTCGCTGAAGGAGtgcggtagcatccttggcgacgtTAGGCTTgaggccttgcctttgcccttggtttgggacattcttacctttgggcttgccttttgTGCGGACCATCGGGAATGGACCTTTAAGGTTAATCTCGTGattaacatactaagtagctctcaagggtggcttgtcaatctcgttcatgttatagttgagaatgaattgactatagctatcccaAGCCGCAAGATCAAGTCCAAGCGACTCTTGGCAGTAaaccagtctttgtaggttctcacgcccaatcatcttgagtacataaggacctacggagCCCCGTCGACATCATGCACTAAAACAAGGCCTTCGAGATctgaaatctctcatgccttgcttgtccgatatagttggcgaagatgttcaaccatatcgaagcgcccatcaactcatgttgctcaagctcgagttcatggtgaGCATtaaacaggacacatctaatgtgtgtccttgatgcttcttataagcatctttccGCCTCGGGGCATTGGCCTCTGGAGGAGGCTCCTGAGCGAGCGTGCCgttctgggtgagaactattctcaaattcatCTGCACCGGTGAATTATCGCCTTGAGCTTGTCCTTCAGGCGATGATcgcaggagaaggaattcgtgtttgacgtcatggttatctacagaAAAATTtgcgaaataaatatcatattccttttaaaaatcatttaattaggcctttaattaaaagatgctcccaccgaatactataattcatgtgggacaagatccacatcatactaccccttgagttagctttgggcttagtatgatcggtaggtaacgattaccagttacatctctatgcaactcttgtttatagaatcaatatccatttatattaaaactcgagttagcttagGCTAATACCGagtgttaatatagatgtgattttgacctatctttccaacctttggaataatgcctatagttgactcgacccaaccgagtaactaggaatactcaatctaattgagtttgtattcacccggaccaagattgtccctccgtaccctaccaagataatatgtatgctccgctttggcagattcaacaatacatgtgatcgaggtagtgataggtatcacgacacggttaggcatttagatttggttcgatctagatctaatctaatcgagaaggatgcatcttgtgcacgcgacttagatctaatctaatcgcaagggtgcatcatgtgcacgacttagatctaatctaatcatagcactaattaattaattattaaacatcatatatataaacaattaattaatttatttgtgatttagtcatggctctatctcaagccaatgagaagatcgaatggtcaacctaggtcGTTCTCAGCTCCTCCTCCTGACCACCTTGTTGTGCCTGTCTTCTGACTCGCTCCTCGTGGACCCTCCACgctcaatttgtacattacaatttgaaactcgagttacattcgagtctaaatctaatttacaacaagaatataagaaagGCCTGACGCCAgagtcgcgaataaataaaatacaacagCAACACAAATTGACTGGTGCCGATTATataacacaaccaatcatattgggttttgggccatgactatcacaaattaatatataattcaaaattatatattttcataatttctataattttaaaattaattttacaattttatgagtaaaatttccacGGTCCCTTAAGGTTTGCAATCATGAACGGATCGCGGCCTcaagcacccctacccgcgatctaaccatcacgagggttcctgCGATCCAACAGTGTAAaccactgtcccaaaatgatttgggtcgagacattgccgtttcgggaAAATCTTCCGAGGGTTCTTTATTTTGCAATCGAGCAAATTCTGCGGGGTTAGGGtgctacccacgatctaaccatcgtgagttgctctttgcgatctaatggcaccgaccacgctgtcccaaacggatttggggcaaagccgctttaaaagaaaactttgtagtgccgagacacttgtgcttcgcttctggaaaattaatcataaaactcaattttacagaaaatcacagaaggtatatttttcataaaaatacaaacgaactcgcataagtctttgcacgtggctcgataCCATCATTCTTGGACGCCGATAAAATTGCTTTTCATCGAAACCCCAAAGTCACCCAAAGTAGATCCCGCAAAGATTCAGTAACAAAAACTTTTAAAACCTTTCTTATGTAAggttgtaaaacctttagatctacactagataagggttataccgaGTGGCGGCCCGCCGGGCTGGTTGGATCTCTCGACCTCTGTACCGTCCTCCTCTAAGTATCCACACAACAATCCTTGAtggaagaccaaacaaaggtgtgctagcaccttgtcttgttcgaccaagagaggaggaggagagggagaagagagagctctagaggaagaagatgacttaatcacacttgaatgaaaatgaatatttttcattcccactagagtggccggccacatcttggaggtgtaactccccaattccaattaatgtggagaccattaagagttgtaaccccatgaggtggcactctaggatgatgtggatcaacctcactcaatgacatggcaacaagtgtaacctcctcatttaatgtgggtcggtcacattaaatgctatggaggcttgtaacctccatgaggtggcacacattgatgatgtggagcaatcctattggtccacatcttgccaactcactagtgatgtggcaaaaagtcaagtcaaacatgactttttctcttcctctcaaatcaagtcaaacttgatcaaatcttctcatggttgatctaatacaaccatataattcaagccaacttaatataatgaatctaattcattaaattaagttgatttaatgagtcataatctaaattagactcattaaatacatgaatcaacttgagtccaactcaattagcccaatttggattactcttaatctaatatgattcatcaaatgaatgtaatcctcttggttcatcatatgaaccaaatctccatctaattgtccttagtgtatgaccatataggttcttgtaacgttggcaatgccctaaacccatttaggagcataagtaatgagcggtatctagcaacacatcattactacccaagttacaagaatgtcgagatccgacatcaccttgtgactaccaattgtgactcctcacaaaatatatgacattgtccttctatcctaaacatctagattgatcaataggaggcatcctctaatcaatctaaatcttgaactcaagtagactcactcaaatgagctcaacatctaatgttgactcatttgggtatgcatagtggtctcactctatcaagaataccgatgtcgctccgtCATGGGAGGATAGATTCTCATCGTCACCACATCCCTCCATAATTTGTTACAAACCAgtatcgcctttatagtccacgatTCACGGGTGACATTtgtgaaactaaagtacataactccttatgtagggatccatggtgacttgtctaaggactaatagtcatactaatagccacatgagaaagtatatgacactcatataacgatccatgatactttctcatggcgggtcattcagtacattctctaatgcatacccagtGTATCGAccatgatatctcatatccaaacgtgagatcaagtcatcgactgACCATCTACATGAGTATATTAACATTTACTGATGCTAATActagactaggaatgatttagaagtgttcctatatcatctcactatcgattcaactaatcgattgatataggtatgaaccttctactcaaggacgctattatacttagtctatttggcactaatataaataagtataataaccaaacaaatgcctttattaatataacacgaatatgatatacatgagtccatacaatcatcaaatgattagctctagggctctaactcaAAAAATCAACCGGAGAATCACGGGAAATCGGAGGAAAAGAGGGTCACAGAGAGAAGCGGCCATTTTGCCCTAAATCATGAGTTACCCTTAAAATAAATAATCAGTGTCGGTGGAAAACTATTTTCTTAGACTACAAATGGAATTGTAAATTCTGATAAGTTAACGGCAAACTTTAGCGAATTTAAAAGATAGCACACAATGCAACTGAGTCTTGAGGCTCTCTGAAACCGCTGCAAACCCCGGAAACCCAAGCCACCACGGATCCCATggtagaaataaaacaaaaatacgtAATGCAGttttctaatctagatctacactagatttacaaagaggaaaccCTTTATACCTTCGATCGTGCCTCTTTCAGTATCCCGGCatctccaaggagatgccggatctcaagttgtcaaagtagacaattttctagaagtatccacacgaactaattaggtggagaagaccaaacaataggtgtgctagtaCCTAGatagtgttcggccaagagaggagaggaagagcaagaagagagagcacttgaggaagaagaagatgtaaatgacacttgaatgaaaaatgaattcattcccttcacaaaagtggtcgcccactttcacaaaagtgtaacccccattttgcattaagtgtggccattaaagagatttgtaacctccatgaggtggcacacacatgtgctaaacattatgatgccaagtcacaaatgatgtggcataaagtcaagtcaaacttgactcttccttttcctctcaagtcaagtcaaatttgacttaatctctctcatggttgatctaatccaaccatttaattcaacccaatttaatataattaatctaattcatttaattaaattgattcaatgagtcataatctaaattagactcattgaacacatgaatcaacttgagtccaactcaattagcccaattaggattactcttaatctaatttgattcatcacatcaatctaatcctcttggttcatcatatgaatttaatctccatctaattgtccttagtgtgtgaccctataggttcttgtaacgttggcaatgcccctaaacccatttaggagcataagtaatgagcggtatctagcaacacatcattactacccaagttacaagaatgttgagatccaacatcaccttgtgactactaatgtgacctcacaatatatgacaagtgtcctatcCTATACATCTAGATCGACGTAAATAGTCATCGTTCCTCGacatctaaatcttgaactcagtagactctaaatcaaatgagctcaatatctcatattgactcatttttgcacttcgtggtcttactctatcaaaatatcgatgtcactcccgtcatataggaggataGATCTTATACATCCACATCCCCTCATAATTCTACATATCCGAAATCGCTTTATAGTCCATCCTCACTGGTGGCGATACCGAACAGTACATAACCCCATattagggatccatggtgacttggtctaaggactagtagtgtTTAACCACAGAGAAAGTAtttcactcatataacgatccatgatactttctcacaaGTGTCATTTAGTATACTTTCAAcgcatcaacttgatatctctatatccatgactgtgagatcaagtcatcgagttaacctacatgttagtcttatcgTGTTCAAGAATGTTATTGAATGATtaacattgtgctcacatatagTTATCCTACGTCGAATCATCTAACCAGTTGATACTGAGAATGTGAGAACCtttactcaaggatgctattatacttagtttattcgTTACAatgagtaagtataataaccaaaacaaatgcctttatttatatatataagaatatgatacaataagtcaatAATCAATCATCAAATGATCGCTCTAGCTAACTAACAGCTGAACTCCATCAAGGAAAAATACATCCATCGGTAAATACTAGATTTCAGTCATATTATAAAACCCAATCTAATTACGAATTATAATTCCGCTTGTAATTTTACGCCCGCTGCTAGTTAGTTGTATCTATTTATCGATggaatattaatttaaataaacataACCAACCCGCAAATTCGTTATCTCGGCTAATTCGTGAATATAGGCTAGGCCGTCGTGATTATACCAGAATAAATCGATTAACCAAACCGATATATCAAATGATAATTCACAAAGGTAATAGAAACCTAACAGAATATGGGACGACTTAAACGGATGTATATTCGATGATTACGCTTGCAGAGTTGAGATTCCGTCGGTACCCCCGTCGTTAAACACATGCATGTTTGTagtgtcattccatcaaaactcAAGAGAGAGAGTGAGTTTCATTTATATCcaagttttttattttcattctaAAATTTTGATTCCATTCTCATCACCCAAAcacaaagtttaaaaataaatccatTTTTTATTCCCAAGCCCCTAAACCAAACGTCACataatttatttttgtaaatCTTCTCAATGTATTCTTGCTATCAGACCTGACCAGTAAATTTTTCaatgggtaaaataaaatttttaagattcATGTACACAAATTCATATAATTATTTCACGAAAAGGAGGACGGGTATCATATAAATATGCTATGTGATTTTAGAATTATAAAAATTATCTATATAAAATGAGTAATATTGAGTTAATTCCATCTTTTTATCAAATATAATCAGACCGtaagtttgttttgttttgtggactaaccaATTTGTTTGGGAGAAAACATAAATTTGGATAAATGACCACGAGTTTTGAGAATTTAGAAAGTCCGATGGGCAACTTGGAAAGATGTGAAACTAGCAAATAAAAACAACGCGTCTTCGCCGGGGAATTTTTGGAAATCGGTCTGCGGAGGCGACGATGGAGCGTCGACGACTGCTACTTTTATTCCCTACACCGGTCATCGGATCTCTTTTGCTCTCCGTTTTCTGAGGTCCATCCCCTCTctcccttcttccttctctctgtGCCGAATCCTAAACCCTAGATCCGATACTCCCCCTACGCCGCTTCTTGATTCTCTCCGACGCCGGTTGCAGCGAGCCTCTGCATATTTAGGTTACTTTTTTTTTCTGCTTTGTTATTTGGTTTGATTTTTATAGTGCGATTATTCTCCTTTTTTTCCCCCCTTTTCGTCGGTATCAGATAAGAGATGCGAAGGAGAGATGGggaaaaaagagaggaaaaactcatttttgttgtagatggAGATTGGTAAAGTAGAGGGAATTTTGGGTTTGGGAAGTTAAATTTTACAAGTTTTTAACCTGGTTTCGTCGTGATAAATTATACTTATTTCTATTAATTGTTTCCTAAAGTTTATAGGCATTTGCAAGGAGGATTTTGTTTGAGAGACAACTTTAGTCATGCATTGTGAAAGTTATTCTATGTTCAGATCTGTGTCAGCTCGTGGGGGTCCTATACTGGATCAAGTTAAACTTCACAGACGATTGattcaaaagaaaacaaaaatggAAATGCATCAGGTAGATGTCGTGTAGTTGATGGGGAATCATTTGATTTGGGTAGAACACAATTACATTCCTTGGATCTTTGCCATCCTGGGATCAGTGGCAGATTTGATGAAGGATTTATTTTCTGCAAGTCCATAGTTTTCCCTTTTAGTTTTTTCATCTTGTAGCCATTTTCTAAATCGACCATATCTAGATTTTAGTTTTTATTCTCATAGAAGATATCAAATATGATGACAAAGGTGTGATTgtcaataaaatctaaattataTTTCCCTCTTTTATAGCCTTGAGTAGAGTTTAAGAAGAGGAAAGATCAAATTTCATGGAACCTCATGGAGAATGTATACTCATTATtcctatttcattattaaaaaatttgtgaattttgagtttgaaagtGTAACTTTGTAGTTATGGGTAAAGATGGTGATTTTAGCCTTTTAGCTGTAAATAAGAAACAAATATGTTAATTGCCTTTCTTTCTAATAATTGTTGACAGTTTGTCTCTTGCCTTTGTTATCATCTATAACAACTATTCTATTAGTACTCATTTTTATAttactttttttttcatattttaataTATGACCTCATCTTCAAGTTGTCTATTTGGTTGATATAATATGTAGTTCAATGTTTGATCTAAACATGAAATATAATGGATAAACATAGATACACAAACATGAAGAAGAGAATAAATTTATGTTGCAATGTTGGAGTTTTGAAGTACTGGTAGTAAGTCAAATGGAAAGTCAATTAGAATGATAGAAATAGCATTTCGTTTATTGTTTGCTGCTGCAATTTTATAAATAGTATACAatatttatttgatttgttttattacaattggatttgttttataatGTTGTTATGGTTGTACATGGGAATCAATGTAAAACTGCAGTTCCAGAATCTAAACCATGATTAGATTATATAGGTTACTCATGTTGAGAAATCCAATTGCCTTACAATTCATAAATGCTTTTAAGTGCAATGATTATTTATTTCTGCCTGAACCAAACAATGGTCGATTTCAATTGTTTTCTTTTGAAGATTTTGCCATGCTCATATTGCATCATTCTCGATTTTAATCTTTTGTTCTCTTCTTAACAGTATAGGCATGACCATGTCTTGCACTGAGAATCTCAAGAATACAATGACACATTTGACACTAATATCTGGTCTTCCTGATGACCTTGCTATTCTTTGCTTGTCAAGGGTTCCTAGAAGGTACCATCGTGTCCTTAAATGTGTATCAAGGAGGTGGAGAGACTTGTTAGGTAGTGAAGAGTGGCATATCAGTCGCCGAAGGAACAATACTGAAGAGTGTTGGGTCTATGCCGTGTGTAAAGTAAACTTAAAGGAACACCTATGCTATGTATTAGATCCAGATCCTACTTACAGAAATTGGAAACTAATGCAGTGTATGCGCACTCCATGTTCACAGAATGATGGAATGTCCATCATAGCTTTAGGAAAGAAAGTGTATCTCTTAGGTGGTTGTACTTGGCAAGAAGATGCTACTGATGATGTGCATTGTTATGATGCTTCATCAAACAAATGGGCAGTGTCTTCCAGAATGCCGACAGCTAGGTAATAATACCCCATTTCATGGCTCACTTCTCCTGTTGTTAATTTATTCAGAGAATGGCTTCATGGTGAGACAGCTCTGATTTCCAGAAGATATTTGACAACAATATGTTTCGATCTCCATTTATTAAGTATAGATGCATCATGCCAATGATTTTCTCAACATACGCTACTTTCTCATTTTACAGGTGTTATTTTGCATCAACTTCTCTGAATGAGAAACTTTACATTGGCAGCGGGTTCGGTCTGAATTCAAAATCCCCAAAATCATGGGACATTTACAACTCAAACTCAGACAGTTGGATATCACACAAGAATCCTCTTCCTAACCATGACATTGTAAAGTTTATTGCGTTTGATGCAAAACTGTACACCATTCACAGATCAGAGAAAGGCTTGCATTACGCTGGGATATATGATCCTGCATCAGCAACTTGGCAGATTACCGACGATGAAATTGCACTGTGTTCATGTGGACCCACAGTTGTGGTAGACGGGACACTTTACATGTTGGATGAGACTTTAGGTGCGAGACTTATGAAGTGGGAGAATGCACAGAAGGAGTGGGCTTTGATCGGAAGGTTGTCTCATCACCTTATAAGACCACCTTGCCACCTTGTGGCTATTGGAAGAAGTATTTACGTGATAGGACAAGGCCTGAGCACCATGGTCATTGATGTGGACGAAGCAGCTAAGGGTAAAGGTATACTTGTTGGTTTTTCTTTCAGTCCAATACTAGGTCTTGATCACAATGTAATCAGCTGCAGCACCATTACCATTTGAATAGATGTAACCGGCAGTGTTCAAATTTTTAAGTGTcttgcctgcattgactaagttGGGCATAGTGATATGCACATATGTCTATATTATACATATTAGGGAAATGGCTATCTTGCCATTCAGCCTCGCTACGAATTGATGTTTCAGGATTCACTACATTGCTTAGTAAATTGCCGACACACGAGGTTGACTCTTGGTTAAAACATCAAATGGGCATCTTTTTTGTTAttggtttatttttgaaaatattttaattttgtgatgcgGTAGATATGTGGCAGCAGGCAATGCGTTCGTCTCAGAAACCTTTCTATGTCTGTTTTAAAGCATTTGAAAGTGGGGTAAACCATCATGACGAAGCAATGTCACCTTAGGTGAGAAGGATTGATTTTTAGGAGATTCTTTTTCTGAAAAGGTGACGTATTTTTGTGTGTTAGGTAATTATGATTCATAGCTGATACAAGAACATTTTAACTTTGTTCAATAAcagtaatattatattataatagttataatttatGATGGTCATaataagtatattttattttttattgatattatattatataaatattttat
This region of Zingiber officinale cultivar Zhangliang chromosome 9A, Zo_v1.1, whole genome shotgun sequence genomic DNA includes:
- the LOC122020728 gene encoding F-box/kelch-repeat protein SKIP4-like — its product is MTMSCTENLKNTMTHLTLISGLPDDLAILCLSRVPRRYHRVLKCVSRRWRDLLGSEEWHISRRRNNTEECWVYAVCKVNLKEHLCYVLDPDPTYRNWKLMQCMRTPCSQNDGMSIIALGKKVYLLGGCTWQEDATDDVHCYDASSNKWAVSSRMPTARCYFASTSLNEKLYIGSGFGLNSKSPKSWDIYNSNSDSWISHKNPLPNHDIVKFIAFDAKLYTIHRSEKGLHYAGIYDPASATWQITDDEIALCSCGPTVVVDGTLYMLDETLGARLMKWENAQKEWALIGRLSHHLIRPPCHLVAIGRSIYVIGQGLSTMVIDVDEAAKGKGILVGFSFSPILGLDHNVISCSTITI